CATCAGTCGGTCCCGCTTCCAGCTGCTGCAGCCGCGCCTTCACCGCCTCGGCATCCAGCCGCCCCCTGCTCCGGCCCGGCATGGCGACCCCGACCCAGGCCCCCACAAAGGGTGAGCGTCGCCTGGGGAGAGGGCGcgcgggtggggagggaggctccGGGATCTTAGAGCTTCGGGGAGAGGATCTAGGGAGATTCCAGTATTGAAAAGGAAGGGGAATGGGGAAGGGGATGTCTGTTCCTTCCATGGGCGGAGGCCCCTGCAGTGCACCCCTTGGCGCCCCTCCAGGCCTCTTGGACACCCCCTCCCGGTGGTGTCGTTCCTGTGCGGGACCCGCGGTTGGAGAGCGGCAGTCCCGGGAGAAAGGATGCGCGGACCGGTAGCTATGGCAACCGGGCGGCTGGTCCTGCACAGCGGCCGTAGTGGACACGAAGAGATGGGCTTCGAGGATGGGAACGGGTGGATCTGCGACCACAGGGGCTCTCTCAAATTTCAGGGTCTCCGAggtgggcaaagggaggggggtGATATCCCTCTCTTTTCCAGCGCTGGCTCCTATGGTGGGTGTCTTCAGAAATCCCTGACAGGCAGTTtccctgggaaggagggagaaggacgGAAAGACGGGGGGAGAGAGCtggaggaagtgagagagagatggaaagaggcagaaaagagagggagatggaaaggaaTGTGAAAAATTGACTGAGAGcctgaaagagagagacagagagcaagagagacaggaGACCCAGAatcagagacacagagggagaccCGGGGAGAAGACAGATATGAGGCTGAAAGAGATTGAGAGTCAAGGGGAAGGTGGAGAGCAACAGGAagagatgcagagaaagagaaaatcagagacaaagagacagagaggcatAGAGAAAGACatagaggaggaggagagagagagagacccacagcgcgggagagagagagcaggaggagcagcatgGGGTGGGGCCGAGCCACTGCAGTGAGCCCCCCTTGGGCAGGAATGGATGGCAGTACCCTCCTTCCCAGCCCACATGCAGGGGTGTTGTCTGGTCCAAGAGGTGCACTCAGGTGTGCACACAGATGTCCCTCCTTCACCCCCATTGAGCCACACGGCAATTTACATTTCACACCCCTTAACCCAGTTATGCACCCACTTAAACTCTCACTGCCCCCTACCAGCCCCTTTCTCGAGCCTGCCTCTGCAGAGGAACAAGGGGAAGAATGCTCTaatgggggtgggtgtggggtttCCAACACAGAGAGCAGGGCCAGAGGGGATAGGCCGGCGGTGCTGAGGAGCCCCTGGTGGTGAAGGGAACCCCAGTTCCACTCCaatctctccttccctgccccctttcCTGGCAGGCAGGGGCTGCTGCACTGAGCCATATCTGCAGAATTTGAAGCAGGGCGGAGGGGGGGGCTGCAGAGGCTGGAAGCCACCctagggagagggggcagggctgaGCCAGCGGGCCTGGCGGGAGCCCAGGGCTTCTTTTCGCAGAGATGGTGGTTAACAGGATCGATGGCAGCAGACGGGCAGAGGTGGGAGGACAGACGCCTCAGCCCCACCTCATCCCCCTTTTCCCCAGTCACAGCAGAAGAGGGGACCGCAGGTCTTGGGAaaccccggggcgggggggggggggaggaagagcatGCTGTGTGTTGCACCACTTAAACTGATTAATGGATTGTTGGGGGGGGAGCACGAGGGGGGGCACGGGGGAGGGAGACGAGGGCTCTCCCACCTTGTCggaaagcaggagggagagatgggggccAACAGAAAGAGGATGCAGGAACACAACCGGGCCTGGGTCCCTATCCTTGAGAAGGACCCTTGGCTTGGCCAGAAGCCAGCCCTGTGGGGGCAACAATGGGAGGTAcaaagggagcagagggagccaAGATTGGCCTCAGAATTAGACAcctaacccccaggaccctgCCCAGCCTAGGGTGCCCAGACCCATTACCTCTCTTCACCTCTTAAGATGCCCCAGTTGCCATAGCAACCACCTCCTTCCTGATGTCTCCCTGGCAACTGGCCAGGAGTGGTGCACATTTCTTCTCTTGCCTCCTGGCTCCACCCTTAGCCCAGACTCGCCCTGAGGAACCAGATTCCTGGGGCAGCAGGGACCAGAAGAGGGACTTCTGCATAGAGCCCCGGGGCACCCAGGGTGGAACCAAAGAGGATTCTGGAGTAGGTGCTCACCCAGTGGGCTCCTGATGGTTTGGGAAGGCAGGCTGTTTGGATACACAGGAGACAAAGTAGGATAATCCGACCACTCCACCTCTGATGCAGCCTACTGGGGgctctcattcattcactcactcactcactcactcactcactcatttattcattttttctttcattcattctagaAAACTTCTTCGAAAGACTTTTATAAATGTCAGGATTAATGGCAGAGGAGTCAAACAAATTTCCTCCCCATCTGGTGGGGGAGCTAGGACAGCACATATGACTCTAAAATAATGTTTCCCCATCTTGACGCTTTCGAGTATGATTTTTGCCCTGTCCAGATGTTCCCCACACTCAACTttagtatttttcctttaaaggattagctttttaaaaaacttaattagCTTCATTTTATATCACCATCACAAATGGAAAATCCGGActtctttttttgccttaaagGCAAGTATAAACATGATCTTAAACAGGTGACTCCACATTTCTGGGGCTCAGTGTCCTTTGCAGAAGGAGGATGAAGACAGCACCTGTATCAGGGAGCGGCTGTGTAGATGAAGTGTGTTAACACCTGTGAAGGGCTTAGAACAGAACCCGCATGGAGTCAGTATTACCAAATGCTggttagagaaataaataaaggagaaaaccaaatAATGCCAGAAAATTCTACAGAGATATCTGCCTGCTGAAGGCTGTGAGCCCAAGGACTGTGATCTCGCAGGAAAAGAGGGAGCTTAGCAAGGTGGAAGGTGTTAAAGACACCTCCCCACCTACCTAAGACTTTCCTCCTTGAAGAGTGGACAGGGAACTGAGAAGCTCGAACTTATCCATTGTGAGAAACGGTGCTATTCCAAGTCTCGCTTAGGTGCCACCTGTATCAGTCAGTTTAGGCTAGAGTGTGCCACGGTAACAAATTGTAtcaaaaatctcagtggcttctGACAacccagcttgaattctcactcACATGATCCGCCATCACAGGTCAACTGGGGGTCTCTGCTCACCAAAGAAAACGTCATGTCATCAGGCCAACGGCAAAAGGGAGGTGTTGTAAGAACACTTAAATGCCCCACTCATAGTTCATTGGCCAGAATTAGTCACATGGTCTCCCCCAACTTCAAGGCAGCTGCCATCCTTCCCTGAGCCTGGAGAACACTAATGACAGTGCCTGGCATTGCCCTGACATTCCTGGTTCCCCTCAGCTAGTGGTGCACACTGCAGAATTTGGCTGTAGACAAGACAGAATGTACTGAGAGCTGTCAGGAATGAGGGAGCCCTCGGGATGGGCTTCTTGAATGGGAAGCATGGTCTGAGCTCTCCTGAAGGGGAATACGGTTTGGGACAAGGAGGTGGGGAATGGGgaaaagtaaacacacacacacacacacacacacacacaaacacacacatcttATCCACACATCAACATTTCTGAAATTGGGGTGAGTCTTCTAATGGATGGGTAGGTTTTGTATGGTAGAGTTCCATACCTATTCATGCATATATAGACACACTGAGAAAGCTATTATGAAATCAATTTTGAATCTTAAAATTGATGATGTCTTGGAAATAAGTCATGaagtatatattatatgcaaCATAGGGTATATTATAGGACAACTCCTCTGCATTGGATTCAGTGGCAGGAGCGAATGGATGAGAATAATAGCCACAGTGCCCTACTTTTTTGGGAGCTGTCAGATGACTGAGAAGTTTTAGGGAGTATTCAGGGGAAGCTGATACACTCAACAGTTTACCAGTGGGATTGGAGTCTGTTAACCCCAGCATCGTATGCAAATgggagtgtgtatgtgtttttcagGAAATGAGTCCATAGCTTGCCTCAGACTTCCACAGGAGGCTAGTTCCAAAACTGCCGTGTACAGTTCAGTAGGTTGTGCACTGAACAAGGGAAGGTACTGACTAATGGTGTGAGTGGGGGCTGGAATCCAGCCTATGCTCCACTCTTCAAGCCTTGTGTCCTGCCATGCATGAGGCTGTATCATTCAGATCAAGGAGCGTCTTTATCTGATTTCTCCCCAGAAAGCATTGGGCCAGTGGCCCCATCTGGAGTCTCAAAAATGTTAAGAAACCcaatgttgaaattttttttccctctctctcttttcctgccttccttgcCACAGTTCCTCAGGAACCTGACCCATTTTACTATGGTGAGTGGCAGATTCTGATGAGGGTACCCTGGGGCTGGATAGAGGGGTGGTGGCAGGTCCCCACAGGTTATTGTTGAAGCAGCTTCAGCCCTGGCAACATGATACCTGCTGGGCCACTGGCCGTGAGACCATGCAGATTCAGTTTACATCAGCTGGGCTCGTAGAGGGCAGAAttggatttgggggtgggggtatcGTCTTTGAACCTCCTTCAGGCTTCACCAGGACTCTGGGCTGGTACACCGTGGTCATCAGAGAAGCATACAACTCTGAGGCCAGGCTGCCTGGACTTGATTCCTGACTTATCCACTCACtaactgtgtggccttgagcaagcaACTTTTCCTCTCTGGGCTCTTCTGTAGATAAGGGATAGTATTAGTTTCTGCCTATTAGGCTTGTGGGAAAGATTTAGTTGGGTGATGCCATTAAATCATCCCCACAGCACTGAAGCTTAAAGAAATTGCCCCCAGGTCTAGAAGACCTGGCCCGTGTTTCCTCTCTAAACACCCCCGTGCCCTCCTCCTTTGCTCATTCATACTGTTCCTCCAATATGCCAAAGTCTTTCCCACCCCAGGGCATTTGCATGTGCCATTCCTTCTGCCAGGAATACTCCTCGTCTAGCTGTCCACACAGCTGACTAaggctccttttccttcttcagggCTCAGATCAGATATTGACTGCTCTGCTAGGAGAGGCCCTTGCTGACTTTCTGCCAACAGGGACCCCAGACACATCTAGTCATCGTCACATGGCCCAGATGTTTCATTTTATCTTGTTCCATGCTTTATCACAGTATGAAAGCCAATCCCCTGAGGCAGAGGCCTGGACACTGCTGGTACAGAGTGGGCGTTCCATAAATtcatatttcaataaatacaattggcccttgaacaacatggggattaggggtgctgacccccccacacagttgaaaatccacatataacttttgactccccccaaactcaacactaatagcctactgttgactggatgCTTTACTGATgacatagtcaattaacacatgttttattttaatattgtataTTATGTGTGTTATGTACTGTATTCTGGCAATGaaggaaactagagaaaaaaatgttattaagaaaataataggggcgcctgggtggcacagcggttaatcgtctgccttcggctcagggcgtgatcccggtgatctgggatcgagtcccacatcaggctcttccgctatgagcctgcttcttcctctcccactccccctgcttgtgttccctctctcgctggctgtctctttctgtcgaataaataaataaaatctaaaaaaaaaaaaagaaaataataaggaagagggtcgtgcgactcttgatttcagggtcgtgagttcaagccccaggttgggtgtagatcttaccaaaaaaatcataaggaagagaaactacATTTACAGTGCTatactatatttattgaaaaaagcaTCTGCATCTAAGGGGACTTgcgtgttgttcaaggatcaactgtatttaCTGTGGCATATTAGACAAGAATGCTTCTTATGagggaaaatacaggaaagaatGAGATTGTGAAGTGTTGAGGAAAGGATGGAAAATTCTAAGTAGACAAGGTTTCAGAGATGGTTTCACTGACATTTGAATAAAGCCCAGAAATTTGTAAGGAAAGAATATTGGCAGGGGGAGTTttcaggcagagggcacagcaaatgcaaaggccctcaGGTAGGACCATACCTGATCTGCTCCAGGAATGGCAGAGAGACCAGTATGCCTGGGGTAGGGGACTGAAGAAGAAAGTGGAGTGGGGTGAGGTCTGAGAAGGAGCAGGGACCAGGTGATGCAGGGCTGGGTGGGCTGTGGTGAGGACTGAGGCTTTTCCTTGGAATGCAATGGaagccagggtggggtggggagctccAAGCTTGGTGACCCTGATCTGATTTTGGCATTAGCAGGATCCCTGTCACTGGGGTGTGGGGAGACCACAGAGCAGGTTGCTTGCTGTGATAGTTCAGACAGGCGACAGTGGTGGGCAGGACCACGGGGGAGGCAGTAAAAGGAGGGGTGATGTGTATCTATGATGCGGAGGGTGGTTTTGTGTGGATACAAAGCATCtagagaaggggggagggtaaAGAGGTCAAGGGAGCTCCCAAGCTCCTGCTCTCCATCCTCACCCTAGCCCCCTGGGGGAGCCCCCAGCACGGCCCGCAGCATCCCTGGACTCCGGGCCCCTGGCTGGGCAGCCTCGAAGCCAAGTCGAGGCTCCAGGGAGGGCTGAGGTGCTGCCCACGTTGATGTCCGCCATTGTCTCCCCCAGACTACGACACTGTGCAGACGGTGGGCATGACTCTGGCCACCATATTGTTCCTGTTGGGCATCCTCATCATCATCAGTAAGTGTGACCCTTTCCTGGGCTCCAAAGCCCCTCAAAGAGGGccacattggggtccctgggCGCCTATAGTTTCCCTGCTGGCTTTTGTCCAGACCCTCATGTCCTGTCTCgttgtgtctgtctgtctcctaaCAGGCAAGAAGGTGAAGTGCAGGAAGGCGGACTCCAGGTCTGAGAGGtctggcagcagtggggagagaggggagaggggtgggagcagCCTGGGGTGCAGGGGTACTTCCCTCACAGAAgggccccaggggccccccacATCTTTCCCAGAAAGCCTGTGGCTATTGGATTTCTTGACGCTTTTCTCTCTGGTCTTTGCTTCCACAGCCCAACATGCAAATCCTGTAAGTCGGAGCTTCCCTCCTCAGGTGAGGGTGAGGAGGGGTGTGGTtctgggaggaggagagatgggggcaggaaggggaaggggagctgCACTGGATGTCCCCGAGAAGGAGAATGATGCCACCAGTGAATGGCCTGGGGAACTTCGGTAGGAGCCGAGACCCCGCAGATGGAAGAGGTTAACCCACGGACAGTCAGTGGCATGTGGGAAATGTCCCAAAGAGTCCACTGAAGCCTCCCAGGGAAGATGTGAGCAGCTCCGGGAAAGCAAGGCTGAACTAATTCCCCAGGGGAGAAAGCCACGAGTCTGTGAAGAGAGGGGGGCCACAGCCTGACTGGGGGCAGAGCTGAGCTCCAGCAGGCAGGAAGACGGGACGTTTTCCAGACCTTATTGCTCAGGTGGGAAGACTGAGGAGGAAATgatcaagaaaaaggaaggagaacaggacgcctggctggctcagtcagtggagcatgactcttgacctcagggttgtgagtctgagccccacgttgggggtagagattactcaaaaaaaaaaaaaaagaaaagaaaagaaaagaaaaaagaaagaaaaaggaaggagagaaggaagaggagggggaaggaaagaagggggagggaggaaaggagggaagggttTTTGAATAATTGTATCAAAATAACAAAAGGAGAGGCGCCtagaatacagattttaaaaactgattttggaGAAGAGAATACAGGGGTGTAAGGAGCATGAGGTTGGAAAGtacaagaaaaagataaagagtgAAGAGGGtggagggtgtgtgggggggtggagggtggagagggagtATAGGAGATGAAGGGGGTGGAAgtgttggggggttggggggccatGGAGGGGGTGGCAGGTGTGGAGGGAGTAAGGGGtgagaaggagggggtggggggccatggagggggtgggaggcatGGAGGGGTGAGGGGTATGAGGGGGTGGATGTGTGAGGGAGTAAGGGGTGTGGGAatgtgagggggtggggagagaaggggtgcAGGTGGGTGGCAGGGGTGAAGGAAGATGGACAGAGATTAGGATGTAGGAGGGAATAAGTTATAGATGAAAGTTGTGACTCCTTGGGGGTGTTAATTCAAATCATGTAAAAATATCTTGACCTGTTTTTAATGGAACTGCGTCCTTTCCGGGGACttctaaaaatcagaaatgggaatctctctgcctctcataTAAAGGTCTTAGAACTAAAAAGTGGGCCTTGGGGTACTCAATGCTTGGGGGGATTTGGTGTagaattttatgtgttttgtttcatGTTCTTTTCATGAGATTTAAAAACCCTAATGGGGGTTTATGGATGACTTTGTGGATGACTGGGGTCAGGCTAGCACCTGGGGCAAGGTCTCAGAATATGCCCCAGACTATGACCCACTCCAGTTGAGTGATGGTCCCCCGTGGGTAGGAAACAGGGGAATTTCGACTGTGTCCAAATATTGGGGAGACAGGGTGTGGGACTGGAATGGGGGTGTAGGAGGAGTTTGGGGACATAGGAGGAGATGGAGACTCCCTTTCTGGCAGGGGGCCAGGTGTCTCCAGGCTCCTCACAATCATGTTCCCCTCCATGACAGCGTTCTGCAAGGCAGGACAAAAGCCACACTGGTGTCCCTAAACAGATCAGGGTGTGGGGAAGCAAGACATTCCCCAGGGTTAGCTCAAGGGTGACAGTCCCTGGGGGTCTGGCTTacctgggaggatgggggggggggagcactgGCTAACCACAGCTCTCTgacgctctctctgtctctctctctttctctccacctgccccctggTCCGCAGCCCCTGGAGGTGGCGGCGTGTAAAACCAGCCCTGGGCACCTCCACTTCTGTCCCTGCCTGAGTGCAGAAGCCTGAGGACCGGGTGGAGGCGGTGGGGACCCCAGCCTTGCGCCGGGGAGCGCTCCCCCGAATGAGCCGCCCCACCCACCCGAGGCTGGTGCCGCTGCaccccgctgcccctccccaggccttggCAATGACGACCCCCCAAAGAGCCCGTCTACATCCCGGATCCAGGGACTCAGGCCTTCAGCTCCTGGGGTCCGGgagtccagccccagccccccagaATCCCCACGTACTGCTCCCCTgcacctccctctctcccctccgaAGATCGGTTTCCCTGCACCCTTGGAGTCTCTGTCTTCAGCTTAATAAATGTGCATTTGGTTTTTTCCCCTGTTCTGTCTGTGAGTTCTCATCTGTGGGGACAAAATGGGGGAGAGGGCAAAACTGAACCTTGGGGGAGCTCTCTCCCATCCCGACTTGCCCccctcctttttcctcccctcccccagcgccCCAGTGGCCTCCCTCTGTCTCAGAGACCTGagagcttcccctcccctgctcaacGCCCCCTCCCCAGTTGCCCCTTCCCGTCTTTTCcccgccgcccccctcccccgcgaCCCCAGAGTAGACAGCCCGCTCCCACTCCCCTACCTCCGCCAAGGAGCCCCACCCACCAAGACCTGCAGGcgcttcccccctccctcccccagcggGTGGGTGGAGGCCACTGCCCGCCAGgcctctcacccctgccccccatcgCCCTCAGcgtctccccctcctgctcccaccGCGGGCTCTGAAGCCAGGAAACCCGAGAGGAAATGACTGAGCCCGTCTCGGTCCCCGCCCGCCAGCTCTCCCCTGGCCACACCCTCCGCCGGGACGCAGCCACTGCCGCTGCCCTCTGTCCACGAGGCTGCCGGCTTGGGACCCCTGGCTCTGACGTAAGTCTCTCCTCCGATCCGCCCGCGCCCGCCTGCCCTCTGCCCGGGGGCCGGGCTCAGGTGCCTGGAGGACTGCCCTTTTCGGTGCCTCTCtgccccccgctcatgctcacgTCTCCGCGCCTGCTCTCCGGCACCACGGTGGGCTTCgggctcctcttcctcctgcctcagtctccccagctcTCCGCAGACCCTCTCGGACCGGGTCTCCTAGAGGTGCCCGGCATCCTGCTCTATTGTCCCTGGGGCGGCGAGGCCCCTGACACCAGCTCACTTTTTCCTCTGAGATCGGGAGCACATTACtcattcttcctctttcccctccttgctGACTCCTCGCCTCTGGGGACAGCCCCGGAGGGAGGCACCAGGCCCCCTGATCCACTCCTGGGCCCTGTAGGGTCAGTGCTTTGGGGGTAAGTTCTTCTCTGCCCCAGGGGTGTCCCTGTGCAGTGGCTGCTGCTGGAAGCCCCATTTGGTCTAatgcttcttgttttctttgggggCCTGCAGACGGAAGAAgggggtggttgccagggcctccCTGCACTTCTAgaaccctccctctgccctggaaACCAGCTGTCAGCCCTGGCAGGGGTCCTTGAAGCCAGAGGCGCTTGCTCTGGGTAAAGAAGGGGCTGCAGGATCCCCACcggggctggtgtgtgtgtgggtgctgCCGGGGGCCCGCCTCAGTGACATCATGGCTGACCCCAGCTCCGGCTCGCCCCATAGATGTCGCCGTCTGGTCGCCTGTGTCTCCTCACCATCATTGGCTTGATTCTCCCCACCAGAGGTAAGGCTGAGCCCTTGTCCCCACTCTGCCCCAGAGTGCCCCGCTTTGAGTGCTctggtggggtgggtgggcacCTGGTGAATTCGGATGCCCTGCCCGGGGTCTTCACCCTCCTCCTGAGCCAGCACCAGGAAGTGGGGTCTTGGTGACTGGGCCAGGGTTACACCCTCTTCGGACACCTCGCACCTGGGTGGCCGCCTCCAATGAGTCTGGCCAGAGCCAGTCCTGCTGAGCACCCTCCATTTCACCTCCAAGAAGAACTCACTGAGTTTGACTTGGCCGGAGATTGGTGTCAGTTTTCTACCGAGCAGCCAGGAACCCTAGGGTCCCAGCAAAGCAGCTCCGTGGATACCCGGGTGATACACGTTAGGAAAAGGGGGTGAGCTGGGGCCATTCCAGAGTTGGAGGTGTCCCCCTGCCTGGGAAGTGTTTCCTGAAGGCAGCAGGCATTTGTAGGTACTTTCTACATGGCAGGCGTTGCATATGTGAACTCATCTCGACTTCAGCTCTACTCGGTTATACAGACTGTCatgcccattttatggatgagaataTTG
This genomic window from Ursus arctos isolate Adak ecotype North America unplaced genomic scaffold, UrsArc2.0 scaffold_19, whole genome shotgun sequence contains:
- the FXYD7 gene encoding FXYD domain-containing ion transport regulator 7, whose product is MATPTQAPTKVPQEPDPFYYDYDTVQTVGMTLATILFLLGILIIISKKVKCRKADSRSESPTCKSCKSELPSSAPGGGGV